GATCATGGCGGAATTCGAACTGGACGAAGGCGCCGACACCGTCGATTCCACGGCCGAATGGTTGGCCGACGATCCGCGAGTGTGGCTCGTCTTCTTAGTCCGCCCGGATGCGGAGAAACGGCGCACCGCCGCGAGCCAATTGGAACGCCTGCTCGATTCCCCGATCACCTTCGACGCCGACGCCGCCGAAGATGTACGCGCGAGTCAGCTCGTCGAACTACAAGCGCGTGTCGCTCGTGCTTTCGACCGTAACTGACGTGCGCGGACGCTCCGTGCCCGGCTGATGCGCAAGATCGCACAGCACTTCATTCGTCACGTCGTGGCCGCCGCGAAGATTGGTCCACAGCGCGCCGACGGAATAGATCGGGCCCCAGGGAATCCCCCACCAGCCCAGCAGCGCCGTCAGCGCCGAAAATCCGAGCCCCTTGATGACGGCGCTCTCATCGCCGCGCACAAAGTAGATCGGGCTGGGCTTCTGAAACGTCAACACGAGGGCCGACACGCAGTACTTATAAAAGACGAAGCGGCCCCCCTGTGCAATCTCCCGATGGAGATCGTCCAGCGTCAGCCCGTCGATTCCTTTGATTTCCATGCGGAGGCGACTCCTTGATTCGACCACATGAAATATAGCTCGCGGGACCGTCGCAACGCGTGCCAGCCGCGCTACGGATCGTAGGGCTTAAGTGCATTGTGCCGGCCAGCGGCATCAGCCGCAAAACGCGGTCCCGGGGAGATTGCCGTCGTTGCTGTGCGCATCTCAGATGGAACCACGAAAGGCACGAAAAGTCGAATTGCTAGGGAGGACTACGGGCATCACTCCTATGCCAACTGTCGAGCTACGTTGCGTTGGCCTTTGTGTCGCGAACCAATTCTCGACAAGACGTTCGTGCCTTTCGTGTTTTTCGTGGTCCCTCTGGATACCAACAAAAAGGCGCAGTTGTGGCCGGTCTCCCGACCGTGCCACCGGGCCCCGAGTTAGCGACCTCAGGCCACAAACGCCAGATAGTAAAACACCCAGCCGGTACACGCCGTCAGCGTCATATCGGCAGCCGCCAGCCACGCCAGGAATTTGTGCTTCGGGCTGTACGCATTCGGCGTGGGGATGGAGTCGAACTTCCGCAACGCCTGCACGATCACATACACCCAGAGCAGCGAAGTCGACACGGCAAAGAACAAGTGCACGTACAGCACCTGATAGACAATCGCCCGCGCCGCCTCCGGCGCCGGAAACGCCCGTTGCGACCACGGAATCCCCTGGTACTCCGACCAGCGAATATCCACCTCGAAAGCCGTCACCGCCACCAGCAGCACCAGTCCCAACACCACCTGCACGCGCTTGTGCCACAGATAATGCCCGCGCTTGACCAGCCCAATGCTGAAGGCCATCACCGGCAACACCAAAAACATCGCCAGGAACACAAAGTCGAGCATAAAACTCGCCCGCGTCCCCAGGAAACCATCAATCATCGGGGTATCTCGCTGAAGCGGAAATGATTCATCGCCATGGCTGCCGGGATTCTAGAAGGCCAAACGCCGCCCCACAACGGCGAATGCCCAGGCGCGGGCGACGAAAAGCTAGACATGAGTCGGCAAAACGGTGCATTCCATCGCGGCGCCATTTAGAATTGATCGAACCAAGACTGAGGATCTAGCGTAGTCGATTTCAAACCTAGCCCGCACAGGCTGACATTCCCGCGGCGAGACCCGTCGATGCGCTACGTACATCACAATCGATTCTCGGCCTTTCGGTTCACAGTAGCTTTGCTAGCGGGGCTAGGTGCGATCGGCTGTGGCCGGGCGGCTCCGCCAGTGGTCGTCCCGCAGCCCGCGCCCGCCGAAGTCAAAAAGAGCGAACATCCTGCTCAACCGCCGGCCTGGGATGTCGCCATTGAGCGGCTCTGGAGCCAAGGCGACATCGACGGCATCATTGCGACTTGTGATCGCGTACTGGCCGACGAGCCCAGGAACACGGCGGCTTTGGTCTGGCGCGCCTACGCTCACTTGCAAGCCGTCCGAATGGAGCAGTGCCAAGCCGATCTCAACGCCGCGTTGGCGATCGACCCGAATTGCGCCGACGCCTGGGCGGCCAAAGGGGATGCCGAGCTTGCCACAAGTAGCGACCATCCAGCCGCCCGAAAGCTTTACGACCGCGCCCTCGAAATCGACCCGCGCTGCGAGCTCGCACTGCGCGCCCGAGCGCGGTCGTTTGCATTTCAGGAGGAGTACGACAAGGCAATCGCGGATTACACGAAGCTCGTAGAGATGTCCGGGGCTCCGCTTGACTATTTCGAACTGGGGCAAGCGCATCACCAGTTCGACGACGACGATGCCGCCCTGCGCGACTTCGATGCTGCGATCCAATTGCAATCGAATTACGCCAACTACTTCGCACAGCGCGGCTATGTTTACGACAGCCTGAATAAGGTCGACGAGGCGAAGGCCGACTTCGGGAAGGCGATCGAGCTCGATCCGGAGAACCCGGCGCACTACTGGGCCCGTGCATCGCTGAACATTCGCGCGGGCGATCTCGACGCAGGCAACGCGGATTGGCTCGTCGCGATCGCGCTCACGCCGAATCATGTCGGTAAGCATTACCACTTCCGCCAATTCCGCAACGCGGCTCTCTCGGATGACGACTTGCGGCACGGCGAGGAGCAACTCCGCGCCATCGTGCGCGACCGGCCCGAAATGGCCGAGTTCGCAAGGCCGGGAGACCGACTTTGGACCTGGGCTGTTCGCAAGCTTGCTGGCGACGAAGTCGGCGAACCAGTGTACTGGAATCCGCGGCCCCTGCGCCATGCGCCGGCTGTACACCGAATTCCTACCGACGATCACGCGGGTTTCATTCAGATCGCCGACGATCCCGAGATTCGCGGCGACAGAGAGGACACCGCGTTTGAACAGTGTTGGGCCTGCCTCGTCTTTGAATTACACAACATGACGTTTGCTGACGAGTTCGCCGCTGTCGACAAAGTTGTCTCGTCGGACAAACTGGAAAGGCACAACTATGTTATCGCCATGAGTGAAATCGAAGACCGCGCAGGGCAATTGCAGGCCGCGTTCTATGCCGATGTTTTCTTGCCTTGGTCGAAAGAAGCCGGCTTTACCAAGTCCAATCCAGAACTTTGGAGGGATCGGTTTCCAGCTATTGACACAATGCCTCCGGAAGGTGACGTGGATGCCGATTATTACGGCTACTATATCGACAGTTACGAACTGCAGCTGTCCGTAGAAGAGGTCCAGGCTGGAAAACATGCTGAGGCCAAGGCACGGCTGG
This DNA window, taken from Planctomycetia bacterium, encodes the following:
- a CDS encoding DUF420 domain-containing protein, with the protein product MIDGFLGTRASFMLDFVFLAMFLVLPVMAFSIGLVKRGHYLWHKRVQVVLGLVLLVAVTAFEVDIRWSEYQGIPWSQRAFPAPEAARAIVYQVLYVHLFFAVSTSLLWVYVIVQALRKFDSIPTPNAYSPKHKFLAWLAAADMTLTACTGWVFYYLAFVA
- a CDS encoding tetratricopeptide repeat protein yields the protein MVVPQPAPAEVKKSEHPAQPPAWDVAIERLWSQGDIDGIIATCDRVLADEPRNTAALVWRAYAHLQAVRMEQCQADLNAALAIDPNCADAWAAKGDAELATSSDHPAARKLYDRALEIDPRCELALRARARSFAFQEEYDKAIADYTKLVEMSGAPLDYFELGQAHHQFDDDDAALRDFDAAIQLQSNYANYFAQRGYVYDSLNKVDEAKADFGKAIELDPENPAHYWARASLNIRAGDLDAGNADWLVAIALTPNHVGKHYHFRQFRNAALSDDDLRHGEEQLRAIVRDRPEMAEFARPGDRLWTWAVRKLAGDEVGEPVYWNPRPLRHAPAVHRIPTDDHAGFIQIADDPEIRGDREDTAFEQCWACLVFELHNMTFADEFAAVDKVVSSDKLERHNYVIAMSEIEDRAGQLQAAFYADVFLPWSKEAGFTKSNPELWRDRFPAIDTMPPEGDVDADYYGYYIDSYELQLSVEEVQAGKHAEAKARLEVIVSRPTALEDESLSNVYWCLGQAQLALGDQTQSLESFKQAVALDDVWLGEHAYPMKGRTFISKSVESETTRDAGAHFLRGCVWGNLGDFDKSLEDLDKALEIDPQFVVARFQRATVYHHQNDLDRCLAELDQVLQINPDFHYARVTRGTIWMEKKDLTKALADLDEDVRRRPDSPEALLFRAQAYNMNVDVDKALADLNEAIRLDENFDSVWLLRGMVQSVRGDIAGAMKDFEHALTLSPDAGAVYYARALVQVRLRNFSQALADLEHHLGDAVEEPWGLAFKGKALVGLGDYDAAASAAEAAIKLDPSVQLGYEVRGDVHRARAEYAAALTEYDRAVEVLPDAHQSYLARATLLSECEDAMVRNIERAVQDATRACELTDWKDHECLSSLAACHAEAGDFAKAVEWETKALEIARGDWKKQHERNLETFRLNKTLRQAERERQTTESPTP